One stretch of Arachis hypogaea cultivar Tifrunner chromosome 20, arahy.Tifrunner.gnm2.J5K5, whole genome shotgun sequence DNA includes these proteins:
- the LOC112782670 gene encoding agamous-like MADS-box protein FUL-L codes for MGRGKVELKQIENKISRQVTFSKRRTGLKKKAHEISLLCDAQLAFIIFNTRGKLSHFSSHSSVENILERYERHVNALKINGGESGSQENYALECLKLRSKVEVLERNIRNLAGNDLDSLSLRELQNLEHQLEASLKRIRVKKNNTMKESISLLHKKAKALQERNSTLTKEIKDKKTVVVEDPDCWVEQTLMQSPQISLPALTLGL; via the exons ATGGGAAGAGGGAAGGTGGAGTTGAAGCAGATCGAGAACAAGATCAGCCGTCAAGTAACGTTCTCAAAACGGAGAACGGGGCTCAAGAAGAAAGCCCATGAAATCTCCCTTCTCTGTGATGCTCAACTTgcattcattatcttcaacaccAGAGGCAAACTCTCTCACTTTTCATCTCATTCCAG CGTGGAAAACATCCTTGAACGATATGAGAGACATGTTAATGCATTGAAAATCAATGGAGGTGAAAGTGGATCACAG GAAAACTATGCATTGGAATGTTTGAAGCTCAGGAGCAAAGTTGAAGTCTTAGAGAGAAATATAAG GAACTTGGCGGGAAATGATCTTGATTCATTGAGCCTGAGAGAGCTTCAGAATTTAGAGCATCAGCTTGAAGCATCTTTAAAGCGTATCAGAGTAAAAAAG AACAATACTATGAAAGAATCCATCTCGTTGCTGCATAAAAAG GCAAAGGCATTGCAGGAACGCAACAGCACGTTAACAAAAGAG aTTAAAGATAAGAAGACAGTGGTGGTTGAAGATCCAGACTGCTGGGTAGAACAAACCCTAATGCAATCTCCCCAAATATCACTTCCTGCTTTAACACTCGG ATTATAG
- the LOC112786476 gene encoding uncharacterized protein — protein MDVDNDSDSEIDSESETNSYDDMDALLNDRFRDVVQAEGIKEGMNEDTKKFYDLIEEASKKLYPGCKGFSMLSFTIRLYLLKCQHGWSNTSFTSLLELLKEVVPNLNIPTSFNKTKTMVRDLGIDYNKIDACPNDCMLYWKEYENDTSCHECGASRWIVHPVVEADVLPSKKSHNIPVKTLRYFPLIPRLQRLFMCSAIAKSMRWHDKKCRKDDKLRHPADGQSWKDFDNRHKNFALDTRNVRLGLSSDRFNPYRTMSISHSTWPVVLMAYNLPPWMSMKQEYFMLSLLIPGPKSPGNDIDIYLQSLIEELKELWEVGVETYDASKNETFQMYAALMWTISDFSAYTMLSSWSTKGKLACPCCNHGTCSNYLKYSRKTCYMGHRAFLPEDHPWRANKRSFNGKVEHRQAPPLLSGTEALSQLEYVDNSFGN, from the coding sequence ATGGATGTTGATAACGATAGCGATAGTGAGATTGATAGTGAGAGTGAGACTAACTCGTATGACGACATGGATGCCTTGTTGAATGATAGATTTAGGGATGTGGTACAAGCGGAAGGGATAAAAGAAGGTATGAATGAAGATACAAAGAAATTCTATGACTTGATTGAAGAGGCTAGCAAAAAACTGTATCCCGGTTGCAAGGGATTTTCTATGTTGTCTTTCACCATCCGACTATACTTGTTAAAGTGTCAACATGGGTGGAGTAATACCTCTTTTACTTCTCTCTTGGAGTTGCTAAAAGAGGTTGTTCCTAACTTAAATATTCCTACTTCTTTTAATAAAACCAAGACTATGGTGAGAGACTTAGGTATTGACTATAATAAGATTGACGCATGCCCGAACGATTGCATGCTATATTGGAAAGAGTATGAGAATGACACATCTTGTCATGAATGTGGCGCTTCTCGTTGGATTGTACATCCTGTAGTTGAAGCTGATGTTTTGCCTTCAAAAAAATCTCACAATATTCCTGTGAAGACATTGCGATACTTTCCACTAATTCCTAGGCTTCAAAGACTATTCATGTGCTCAGCAATAGCTAAAAGCAtgaggtggcatgacaaaaaatGCAGAAAAGATGACAAGTTAAGGCATCCCGCTGACGGCCAGTCATGGAAGGACTTTGACAATCGTCATAAAAATTTTGCTCTCGATACTCGTAATGTGAGACTTGGCTTGTCAAGTGACAGATTCAATCCATATCGAACCATGAGCATATCTCATAGCACATGGCCTGTTGTTTTAATGGCTTATAATTTGCCGCCATGGATGTCTATGAAACAGGAATACTTTATGTTATCGTTGCTAATCCCTGGACCAAAGTCACCAGGAAATGATATAGACATTTACTTGCAATCTTTGATCGAGGAGTTGAAGGAGTTGTGGGAGGTCGGGGTGGAAACATATGATGCATCAAAAAATGAAACCTTCCAAATGTATGCAGCTCTCATGTGGACAATAAGTGATTTTTCGGCTTACACAATGCTATCTAGTTGGAGTACAAAAGGGAAGCTAGCTTGCCCTTGTTGTAACCATGGGACTTGTTCTAATTATCTTAAATATAGTCGCAAGACATGCTACATGGGTCATCGTGCCTTTTTGCCTGAGGATCATCCATGGAGAGCTAACAAGAGATCTTTCAATGGAAAAGTAGAACATAGGCAAGCTCCACCATTATTGTCGGGTACTGAAGCTTTAAGTCAGTTGGAGTATGTGGATAATTCGTTTGGAAACTAA